In the Hordeum vulgare subsp. vulgare chromosome 7H, MorexV3_pseudomolecules_assembly, whole genome shotgun sequence genome, one interval contains:
- the LOC123409414 gene encoding uncharacterized protein LOC123409414, which produces MATSTGKFTDGVWGPKHYILAAIGVTLAVSAVAVVTSVILSPARIVFSVTATSTNQVQGAPVLILNFTVDAANPSGRAGVEYSSLTARLRVYSARHRAAAWVQTVVHQAMPLFQPSASSSSFRASAFFDQRFLVSSSGGIDGEDPSIRKNVSGGIKGDRAQRAPPMAVLVRAQVRFKVGLAYSRPYDVEVSCQPVDFFTAAAAGTRIGCAA; this is translated from the coding sequence ATGGCGACCAGCACTGGGAAGTTCACTGATGGCGTGTGGGGCCCGAAGCACTACATCCTGGCGGCCATCGGCGTGACCCTCGCCGTGAGCGCCGTGGCCGTCGTGACCTCCGTGATCCTCAGCCCCGCGCGCATCGTCTTCTCCGTGACCGCCACCTCCACCAACCAAGTCCAGGGCGCGCCGGTGTTGATCCTAAACTTCACCGTCGACGCCGCCAACCCGAGCGGCCGCGCGGGGGTGGAGTACAGCTCCCTCACGGCCAGGCTACGGGTGTACAGCGCGAGACACAGGGCGGCCGCCTGGGTGCAGACGGTGGTCCACCAGGCCATGCCGCTCTTCCAGCCGTCGGCGAGCTCGAGCAGCTTCCGTGCGTCGGCCTTCTTCGACCAGCGTTTCTTGGTTAGTAGCTCCGGCGGCATCGACGGTGAGGACCCCTCAATTCGAAAAAATGTCTCCGGCGGCATCAAGGGCGACCGTGCCCAGCGGGCGCCTCCCATGGCCGTGCTGGTGAGGGCCCAAGTCCGGTTCAAGGTCGGGCTGGCCTACTCCCGCCCGTACGACGTCGAGGTGTCCTGCCAGCCCGTCGACTTCTTCACCGCCGCGGCCGCCGGTACGAGGATCGGCTGCGCTGCCTGA